From one Butyricimonas faecihominis genomic stretch:
- a CDS encoding ATP-binding protein has product MCIKKLIGETSEYEKKEMLEIKKPKSWLKSVSAFANGIGGTLIFGISDSDTIIGLSDAKRDAEIISEQIKTKLDPIPEVNLRFHATEDGKELIILQVAQGKETPYYYIGDGNRQTFIRIGNESVPADRSSMKRLVLKGCGSSFDSMLSQYKFQNMSFSKVRSVYKQRTGIDFEDSDYASWGIIDEHGELTNAGALLADESPIKHSRIFCTRWNGLDKAPGLMEAIDDNELTGGLVNLLQQATDFVNKNSRKAWMKTSDGRIEMPDYPERATLETIVNALIHRDYLEYGSEVHIDMFDDRMEVYSPGGMPDGTKVQEIDLLTIPSKRRNPIIADIFNRLKYMDRRGSGFKKIIEDYKTYESFSNGLVPQFKSETNSFFITLWNLNYPATKDVTKDVTKDVTKDVTKDVTKDVTKEQKQVILLIKENPIITTSQIANQLNLSQRQILRHIKELTTLGIIKREGGRKTGFWVIK; this is encoded by the coding sequence ATGTGTATCAAAAAGCTAATTGGAGAAACCTCTGAATATGAGAAAAAAGAAATGCTTGAAATCAAAAAGCCCAAAAGTTGGCTAAAAAGTGTTTCAGCCTTTGCTAACGGTATCGGTGGAACACTCATATTTGGTATCTCTGATAGCGATACGATTATAGGACTTTCTGATGCAAAGAGGGATGCTGAAATAATTAGTGAACAAATAAAAACAAAGTTAGACCCGATCCCCGAAGTAAATCTACGTTTCCATGCAACTGAAGATGGAAAAGAACTGATAATCCTTCAAGTTGCACAAGGCAAAGAAACGCCTTACTACTACATAGGTGATGGTAATAGACAAACATTTATCAGAATTGGTAATGAAAGTGTTCCGGCAGATCGTTCCTCTATGAAACGATTGGTATTGAAAGGATGCGGAAGTTCTTTCGATAGCATGTTATCACAATATAAATTTCAAAACATGTCTTTCTCAAAAGTACGTTCGGTATATAAACAACGAACAGGTATTGATTTTGAAGATTCCGACTATGCCTCTTGGGGTATCATCGATGAACATGGTGAACTCACGAATGCAGGAGCCTTACTTGCCGATGAAAGTCCGATTAAACATTCTCGAATATTTTGTACCCGCTGGAACGGATTAGATAAAGCCCCTGGTCTCATGGAGGCTATAGATGATAACGAACTTACCGGAGGATTAGTCAACCTATTGCAACAAGCAACTGACTTTGTCAATAAAAACTCCCGGAAAGCATGGATGAAAACGAGTGATGGAAGAATAGAAATGCCAGATTATCCTGAACGCGCAACCCTTGAAACGATCGTAAATGCCCTAATTCATCGAGATTATTTAGAATATGGTAGTGAAGTACACATAGATATGTTTGACGACAGGATGGAAGTCTATTCTCCGGGAGGTATGCCTGACGGGACAAAAGTTCAAGAAATTGATTTACTAACGATTCCATCCAAACGCCGTAATCCGATCATTGCAGACATCTTCAATCGCTTAAAATACATGGATAGACGAGGGAGTGGATTCAAAAAAATAATTGAAGATTACAAAACATACGAAAGTTTTAGCAATGGACTCGTTCCACAATTTAAATCTGAAACAAATTCTTTCTTTATCACGCTTTGGAATTTAAATTATCCAGCAACAAAAGATGTCACAAAAGATGTCACAAAAGATGTCACAAAAGATGTCACAAAAGATGTCACAAAAGATGTCACAAAAGAACAGAAACAAGTTATTTTGCTAATAAAAGAGAACCCGATAATAACCACAAGCCAAATAGCCAATCAACTTAACCTATCACAACGTCAAATATTAAGACACATCAAAGAATTGACAACTCTTGGTATCATCAAACGTGAAGGAGGTCGTAAAACCGGGTTCTGGGTTATCAAATAA
- a CDS encoding uracil-DNA glycosylase family protein, with translation MEIKNQHIEVEKHPLEPFLPVNAKLLMLGSFPPPRARWSMEFYYPNLQNDMWRIYGVLFFGDKDYFLEKGKKAFSRERLVAFLEETGVALFDTAMEVIRQRGNASDQFLEIVTPVDLDAVLKRIPECKAIVTTGQKATDTLLALVGAEAPKVGGFSDFGYKGRALRLYRMPSSSRAYPKPLEDKAAEYRVMFHDLGML, from the coding sequence ATGGAGATAAAGAATCAACATATAGAAGTAGAAAAGCATCCGTTAGAGCCGTTCTTGCCGGTAAATGCCAAGTTGTTGATGCTGGGAAGTTTTCCACCGCCAAGAGCGAGGTGGTCTATGGAGTTTTATTACCCGAATCTGCAAAATGATATGTGGAGGATATATGGGGTGTTATTTTTCGGTGATAAAGATTATTTTTTAGAAAAGGGGAAGAAAGCGTTTAGCCGGGAACGGTTAGTTGCTTTTTTGGAAGAAACTGGGGTTGCCTTGTTTGACACGGCAATGGAGGTGATTCGTCAACGGGGAAATGCGTCCGATCAGTTTTTGGAGATTGTTACTCCCGTGGATTTGGATGCCGTGCTGAAACGAATTCCCGAATGTAAGGCAATCGTAACCACGGGACAGAAAGCGACAGATACTTTGCTGGCCTTGGTCGGGGCTGAGGCTCCTAAAGTGGGAGGTTTCAGTGATTTTGGATATAAAGGGAGGGCTTTACGGTTGTACCGGATGCCTTCGTCTTCACGGGCTTACCCGAAGCCTTTAGAGGATAAAGCGGCAGAATATCGGGTGATGTTTCATGATTTAGGAATGTTGTAA